CGCAAACTCGCCGAACGCAGCCAGCAGGCCGCCGGTGAGATCAACCAGATCTCCTCTTCCAGCATGGCCGTGGCGGAAGAGGCGTCATTGTTGCTGGAACGACTGGCACCGGATATCGAGGAGACCGCCGCTTTGGTCCGTGCGATTGCCCATGCCTCCCAGGAACAAAGCCAAGGGATCTCCCAGGTCAATCACGCCTTGCAGGAATTGAACGATGTCATCCAGGACAACGCCGGAGCGGCTGAACGATTCGCCCAGGGAGCCGATAGCCTGGCCGAACAGGCAAACAAGCTGCAAGGGGTGTTTACCTTCTTCCGTCTGGATGACGCCTCGGGAAAAGCCGATGAGATCTTCCCCTGGAGCGATCGGATGCGCATCAATGTGCGTGAAGTCGATGCCCAACATCAACGCCTGGTGGAAATGGTGAATCAGGTCTATCGGTTGATCAAAAACGGGGCGTTCGAGGAGGCGTTGACCAAAGTTTTGCCGGAACTGCTGGAATATACCAAGTTCCATTTTGGTTTCGAGGAACAATTGTTTGCCCAATACGGCTATCCTCAGGCGGCGGATCACGCCCGTCTTCACGTCAAGTTGGTCGAACAGGCTTTGGCGTTCGTGCCTCGCGTGCAGGGGGGGGATCGGGCTGTGGCTTTTGAATTGTTGGGATTCCTGAAACAATGGTTGACCAAACACATCTTGAAGTCCGACAAACATTATGCCGGCTTCCTGAACAAAAAGGGTGTCTATTGACCGGGCCGTCCGTGGTCACCTGAACGCTGAAGGGGGGGATTCATGCCCTCATGATGCCCCCCCATTGGAGACACAAACGGATCCGCCTGTGGTCCATCCCGTTTTTTTGATCCTTGTGTTGGGCCCCTCCCCTCACGATGACAACAAACTCCGTTTTGCGGCAACATGGCTGATCACCTCCAGCAACCGGTTGCGACGCACGGGTTTGCTGACGTGGAGATCACAACCGACCTCCTGTGCCTTCTCGACCATACACCGGGTCGCGTGACCGGTCAGCGCGACAATGATGGTGGGTTTCCATCCCATTTCTTGTTCCCAGGCGCGAATACTCCGAGTGGCCTCCAGACCGTCCATGACCGGCATCTGGATATCCATCAAAACCAGATCGCATCCACCTTTCTTGAATTTTTCGAGACATTCCAGACCATTGGTGGCAAGGCTCAGCCGATGTTCCGTTTGGTCGAGAAACGCATCGATCAGGATAAGGTTTTCCTGCGCGTCGTCGGCGCATAAAATGGAAAGCGACCTCTCAGGCTGGACGATCTCCGTCGTCACATCCCAATAAGACGGTTTTGGAATCGACGGCTCTTCCATTTCCGGGAGGGGAATGAAAACAGAAAAGGAACTGCCCTTGCCGAGAATGCTTTCCACCTGGATGCGCCCACCCATTTTCTCGCTCAAATGACGACAGATGCTCAATCCAAGACCCGTGCCCCCGAATCGTCGGGTGGTGCTGGCATCGGACTGGACAAAAGGTTGAAAAATATCGTCCAGCTTGTCCTCCGGGATACCCACACCGGTATCCGTCACGGTCAACCTGGTCCATTCTCCTTCTCCTCTCGAAATCTCCAGGCGGACTGCCCCTTTTTCCGTGAATTTAAGCGCATTGCCCAGCAGGTTCAGCAGGATTTGTCTCAGACGGTCCGGGTCTCCGCGCACGAAACGGGGGATGGTTTCGTCCATGGTCACACTCCAGTCAATCCCTTTGGTCTTGGCGCGCAAACCGAGGATTTCCAGGGTTCCTTGCACCAGATCCGGAAAGTCGAACGTCGCGTTTTCAAGGTGCAACTGGCCTGCTTCGATTTTGGAGATGTCCAGAATATCATTGATGAGCGCAAGCAGTGAATCCCCGGCCCGTTTCAACAATTGGACATGGTGCATCGTCTCCGCATCGAGTGTGGAGGTGCCAAGCAAATCGGTCACACCGATGATGGTGTTCATGGGCGTGCGAATTTCATGACTCATGGCGGCCAGAAAGGCACTTTTGGCGTGATTGGCCGAATCGGCTTTCTGTACCGCCTGTTCCAATTCCAACAGCAACCGTCTGCGTTCGGTCACATCCCGCACGGTCAGGCAGTAACCCGCCAGTTGGTGACGCTGATCCAACACACCGGAAACCCGACCCTCCAGAAAATGGATGCCATCCCTTTTTTCGACCTGCATTTCAAACCGATGTTCCGCCTGGGCCCGCACATTCTGAATGGCTTGCATCCAATGCTGCTCATCCACCGCAAACCGTTTATGAAACTCACGCACATCATGTCCCAGCGTCTCTTCCTGCGTGATGCCCAGCAGTGTGGCGGCCATGGGATTGAAGTATTGCACGATCAAGTCGAGATCGGCGGTGATGATGGCCAGATCCGTGGCAGAGCGCAACACATTGTCCATATGGAGACTTTTTTCGACCAGCGCGGCTTCCGCCGCACGGCGACGCCTTTCGGATTGCGCCAGTTCCAGGGCGTAATGGAGAGAGCGGGATAAAACCTCCGGGGAAAGATGCTCCTTGACCAGATAGTCCGCCGCACCGAATTTCATCAAGGTGACGGCGATCTCCTCGTCACCGCATCCGGTCAGAAAAACGATAGGGGTTTCGATCCCGGACCCGCGCATTTCCTGCAACAACTCCAATCCTGTGTTGGCACCCAACCGGTAGTCGAAGAAACAGAGATCGAACGATTGACTGCGCAAACATTCCAGTGCGATCGAATAGGTGGGGGCACACGTCAGATGATGGGGACGGTCGGTCATCCCCCGCATCAGGTGACGACGAAAAACCGTGGCGTCGGTCTCCTCGTCTTCGACAAGCAGCAAGCGGATCGTCACGGCGGGCATGTTGTTGTCTTTCGATAAAGTGTGTTGAGAGGCCAGCATGATTTTCAGTTCTCGACGGCTGACTGCATCAGGGCAGGATTGAAAAAGTGAAAAGTCGCTCGTCCCGCATTCTTGGAACGATACATCGCCTCATCCGCACATTTCAGGAGCGATTCCACCGTGTTGCCGTCTTCCGGGAACACGGCGATGCCGATACTGCCGGAAATATGCGCCTCCCGACCATGCGGGAAAAACGGACGCGTCAATTGTTCAAGGATTTTGGTCGCGATCGGTTGCGCCAATTCCGGATGGGCCACATCGTGAAGAATGACGGTAAACTCGTCTCCTCCCAGACGTGCCACGGTGTCGGAACGACGCACGCACAATGCGATGCGCCGGGCCGCCTCCCGCAGCAGCGCATCGCCCGCATCGTGGCCCAGGGTGTCGTTGACCTCTTTGAAACGGTCCAGATCCACAAACATCAACACCATGTGGGCTTCGTTCCGTCCTGCCAGAGCCACGGCCTGACTCAAACGATCATCAAACAGACGACGGTTGGGAAGCCCGGTCAGTGTGTCGTATTCGGCTTGAGTGCGCAATCTCTCCTCCAGCTCTTTGCGCAAGGTGATGTCCTGCTGCACCGAGACGAAGCGGGTCACACCACCAAAACGATCACGAACCGGTGAGATGGTGGTTTCCTGAATATACCGGGAGCCATCCTTGCGGCGATCCACCATTTCGCCGCGCCAGACATGGCCATCCAGAATGGTGTTCCAAAGATCCTGGTAGAATGCATTGTCATGATGCCCTGATTTGAGAATACGCGGGGTGGCGTCCCGAATGTTCTCCCGGGTGTAACCGGTGATGCGGGTAAACGCAGGATTGGCCCAGAGAAAAATTCCCTGGGAATCGGTGATGAAAATGGCATTGGCGGCGGTTTCCAGGGCGGTGGCCTGGAGGCGCATCAATTCTTCGATTTTTTCCCGTTGCAAAGCGGCGCCCAGAGTACTGGCGGCGGTGCGCAGGGCATCCAGTTCCATGGATGACCACTCCCGGTCCGCGCTGCGTTCATCGAACCGCAACACGCCCCACCAGGCGCCATCGACGAATACCGGAATCAGCACCGAAGCGTGGATTCCCATGGACTGCAACCATACCGCTTCCGGTTCCGGAAATTCCGTGGCGCGACAAAAGAAAGGTTTGCCATTGGCCAGTATTCCCGTCCAGTTCTGATTCTCGGCCTCTCCGTAATGGAAATCCGGATGATCGGAATGGCGGACGGCGGACCGCAACGCCTCCTCGACCCACTCGAACAGGGGTTGGGCACCGAGTCTTCCCTGCGGGGACATCCTGTTTTGCAGCAAACCGACCCGGCATGCGACCGATGCGCGTCCAAAGGCGGTCAGCAGGCGACTCATGCCGTCGCGCCAATCCGAAGACTTGAGCAAGGTTTCCGTGGACAGGGTCAAGGCGTTGAGAATGGCGTCCCGGTGACGCAGTGCGCGTCGGTCCTGAATGCGCTGCACCACGAACCGGAGGACATGTTCGAGTCCTTCCGCCGACAGGGTGCTTTTGGTCATGTAATCGAGCACTCCGGCACGCAACGACTGGACTGCCACCTCCTCGTCCCCATGACCGGTCAGCAGAATAAAGGCGCAATCCCGACGCATCTCGTCGGAAAGTCCGCGCACCAGGTCGAGTCCGGTGCCGACATCCAACAAAAAGTCCGTAAACGCCACGTCCGGTGCGAAGGAGGACAGTGCTTCCGTGGCTTCCTGGGCGGTCGAACACTCCCGACAGGTGATATGCCATCCGGAAAGCTGTTTCAACAGTCGGACGAGACGCCGACTGTCCGCCGGATTGTCATCGACCACCAGAATCTTGATGGAATGGCTCATGGCTCTTGCTCCTTCGCTATCAGTGACCAGAGGGAATGATCACCAATTCAAACCAGAACTCTTCCAGCTTCTGTATCGTTTCCATGAATCGGCTCGGTTCCACCGGTTTGCTGATGAACGCATTGGCTCCATGGCCATAAGAGGCCATCACATCCCGTTCCTGATCGGAGGTGGTCAGAATGACCACCGGCAGAGTGCGCAGACTGGGAGTGGCACGAATCTGCCTCAACACCTCCAGTCCATCCATTTTGGGCATGTTGATATCCAGCAACAACAGGTCCGGACGCGGATAAGCCTGAGTGTCCGCATACCGGCCCTGGTTTCTTAGAAACTCCAGACAGGCTTCGCCGTCATCGACGATGAAAAGCCGCACCGCCAGCATGGCTTTGGCGAACCCGCGTTGCACGGTGCGTTGGTCCGGTTCGTTGTCTTCAGCCAACAACACGTTGGCCGGTCTTCCGGTTTTGGTCATAAAATTCATGCCATCCTCTCTCGTCTCTGGTGCCATATCAAGTCATCCTGCCTTGCGGGCAAGGATCACCACAAATCATCCACGTTGCACAACCGCATCGCATGCGGCCCCGTCGTTTTCATGGGGAAGGAACAGCACAAAAACAGTACCCTGGGCGGGGTGATCCGCCACCCGGATCTCCCCGCCATGGCGTCTGACCGCCTCCCGGACGATGGCCAGGCCAATGCCGGAGCCCGCATAATCCGCCCGCCGGTTCAACCGCTTGAAAGGCTGAAAAATCAGCTCCCGGTGACGGGGTTCAATGCCGATTCCCTGGTCGGCGATGCGGATCTCCCAACCGGTCGCCGTTTCCGTGGCGGAAATGTTCACCTTGGGGGGGGATTCAGGTCGGTAAAACTTGATAGCATTATCCACCAGATGTTGAAAGACATGGGTCAACAGGGTCACATCTCCTCGAATTCTGGGCAATCCATCCCAGACAACCCGCGCCCCGGCCTCTGCCACGGGTTGTTGCAACCGCCTCATCACTTCGCGCAAACAACTGTCCAGATCCACCAACCGCCAGGAAAGCTGTGTTCCCCGGGTGTGGGCATAGGCCGTCAGATCCTGAATCAAACGACGCATCCGAATGGCGGACTCCTGAATGAAACGCAGATCCTCCCGAACCTCCGCGCTGATGTCGTGGCCCAGGTCTCCCGGCAGGGCGGAGGTGTAATTCAGGATGATTCTCAAAGGTTCCTGCAAATCGTGGCTGGCGGCGAAATTGAAATTCTCCAGTTCCCGGTTGGCCGCCTGAAGTTCTTCCGCATAGCGGCGTGTTTCGAGCATCGCCTGTTCCATCTCCATTGTCCGCTCCCGGACTTTTTCCTGAAGACCGGCGTTGGCGCCCAGGAGCAAATCGGTCATTCGGTTGAAAGAGGTGGATAATTGTCCAATTTCATCGTCGCTTTCCACGCAGACGACACGTTCGCGTCGTCCCAGGGAGGTTTCGTCGGCGGCCTGGGTCAATGCCTGCAACGGCTTGATGATCTTGCGGCGTTGGTAATCGAGGGTCGCGCCGATGAGCAGGGCGGCGAAAATCACCAATACGGCCAACTGAATTACGAACAGGGAACGGGAATGGCGCAAAGATTCCAATGTCCTGCCCGCCAGACGACTGACATGCCCCATGATGTCCTCATGCAAGGCGTCCAGCATCTCCCCCTTGGCACGCCATTGCGCATACAAAAGGGTGATATGGGTTTCGTCTCCTGCCTCGATCGCCGTGATGAACGCCTGGATAATGGCCTCCTGCCCGCTCCAGGCATCGGCGAACAGAGTCAGAAGACGACGCTCTTGATCGGTATCCAATCGTTCCGCCAATTTCTGGATGGTTTCTCGGAACTCTCTAAAATGGCTACTGATTTCCTCCAGATGTTTTTTGTCGGGTTTGTGGCGATGCGCGATTAGAATATTTTTTATATGGCTGTCCAGGGTATTCAGACGAAAGGTCAGGTTGGTCACCCGGGCAATCCGGTCATTGGCCAGGGACATGTTGGCTTCCAGGTCACGAAAGGCGATCAACAGCCAACCCATGACGCCGAAAAACAGTACGGCCAACAATACCACGGGCAGAGTGATCCGCACGCCGAGCTTCACCGGGGCGTTTCCTCATGAGATTTGAAGAATAATAACTGCACGACTGCGTTCCTTGAATTCACAAAATGGTGATGTATTCCGGTTTGACGCCTTCCAGGGGGGCGGGAAACAGGAAAGAACGAAAGTCGGGAACGGGACCGGGCAATCCACCCGCTTCCACGAACCAGGTCGCCTCCTGGCGCAAGATGGTCAACAGGATATTGTCCAACGTGAGAATGGGGGTGAAATCCCCTCGGATTTTGCGCATTTCCTCATCGTTGATGTTCAATCGTCTGGCGATCGCGGCGTAGGCCTCATCGGTTCTGCCGACCAGGAACGCTTCCGCCCGCAGCAAGGCGCGCAGCAGACGAGTCAGCGCTTCCTGTTTGGCGACGAGCGCCTCCCGGCGTCCGACGAGCAACGAAATCTCGGTGTAGACATCGGAGTGATACAAGGTGGCGTTGTCTTCTCCGATGGCCTGAACCGCCCGGTGGGTAAAGGGCGCCCAGGTGGCCACGGCGTCCACCGCTCCCGATTGCAAGGAGGCCACCATGCGATCCGGCGGAGTATCCACCAGCGTCACTTGAGACGTGGCGATGCCCTGACTGTTCAGGGAAGAGCGGAGAAAAAAAATACCGCTCGTATTGAAGGTTACACCGATGCGTTTGCCGATCAGGTCAACCAGGGCGTCGATTTTCCGATCCTTGCGCGCCACCAGCGCCGTGTTGCGGGAGGATTGATGCAGGGTGGAAACCATGGCAATCGGTTCGCCCTTGAGGATGTTGAGGACTGCCACCGTTTCGTAGACCGTCGCAATATCCGCTTCGCCCTTCAGGGTTGCCGTCAGGGCATCCCGACCGACGGAAAAGTCCTTGAACGTCACCTCCAACCCTTCCTTGGCGAAGAATCCCTCGGCCTCAGCCAGAAAAAGCAGGCCAACCGTCGGCAGTTCCACAGAAGCGATGGTCAGTTTTTCCAGCTTGTCGCGGGAAAAAGCAAACAGGACAAAACCGGCAGGGATGAGCAGCAATCCGATCAGCAGCCATGAAATGCCGACCCGATTGTGCTTCATGGAACCGCCTCCCGATCCGGTGGGTTTTGGTTTTGTCCGATCCAGGCAGGCAGGGTCAGGGTGAACAGGCTGCCGTGTCCGGGAGTGGACTCGACCTGGATCACGCCACCGTGCCGTTCGACGATCTTTCTGACAATGGCCAATCCCAAACCGGTGCCCGGGTACTCTTTTTTGCTGTGCAGCCTCTTGAAGGGCTGGAAAATCTGTTCTAAGTATTTTCCCTCCATGCCGATCCCGTTGTCGC
This DNA window, taken from Magnetococcales bacterium, encodes the following:
- a CDS encoding response regulator, producing the protein MPAVTIRLLLVEDEETDATVFRRHLMRGMTDRPHHLTCAPTYSIALECLRSQSFDLCFFDYRLGANTGLELLQEMRGSGIETPIVFLTGCGDEEIAVTLMKFGAADYLVKEHLSPEVLSRSLHYALELAQSERRRRAAEAALVEKSLHMDNVLRSATDLAIITADLDLIVQYFNPMAATLLGITQEETLGHDVREFHKRFAVDEQHWMQAIQNVRAQAEHRFEMQVEKRDGIHFLEGRVSGVLDQRHQLAGYCLTVRDVTERRRLLLELEQAVQKADSANHAKSAFLAAMSHEIRTPMNTIIGVTDLLGTSTLDAETMHHVQLLKRAGDSLLALINDILDISKIEAGQLHLENATFDFPDLVQGTLEILGLRAKTKGIDWSVTMDETIPRFVRGDPDRLRQILLNLLGNALKFTEKGAVRLEISRGEGEWTRLTVTDTGVGIPEDKLDDIFQPFVQSDASTTRRFGGTGLGLSICRHLSEKMGGRIQVESILGKGSSFSVFIPLPEMEEPSIPKPSYWDVTTEIVQPERSLSILCADDAQENLILIDAFLDQTEHRLSLATNGLECLEKFKKGGCDLVLMDIQMPVMDGLEATRSIRAWEQEMGWKPTIIVALTGHATRCMVEKAQEVGCDLHVSKPVRRNRLLEVISHVAAKRSLLSS
- a CDS encoding NrtA/SsuA/CpmA family ABC transporter substrate-binding protein — its product is MKHNRVGISWLLIGLLLIPAGFVLFAFSRDKLEKLTIASVELPTVGLLFLAEAEGFFAKEGLEVTFKDFSVGRDALTATLKGEADIATVYETVAVLNILKGEPIAMVSTLHQSSRNTALVARKDRKIDALVDLIGKRIGVTFNTSGIFFLRSSLNSQGIATSQVTLVDTPPDRMVASLQSGAVDAVATWAPFTHRAVQAIGEDNATLYHSDVYTEISLLVGRREALVAKQEALTRLLRALLRAEAFLVGRTDEAYAAIARRLNINDEEMRKIRGDFTPILTLDNILLTILRQEATWFVEAGGLPGPVPDFRSFLFPAPLEGVKPEYITIL
- a CDS encoding response regulator, with product MTKTGRPANVLLAEDNEPDQRTVQRGFAKAMLAVRLFIVDDGEACLEFLRNQGRYADTQAYPRPDLLLLDINMPKMDGLEVLRQIRATPSLRTLPVVILTTSDQERDVMASYGHGANAFISKPVEPSRFMETIQKLEEFWFELVIIPSGH
- a CDS encoding HAMP domain-containing protein, which encodes MKLGVRITLPVVLLAVLFFGVMGWLLIAFRDLEANMSLANDRIARVTNLTFRLNTLDSHIKNILIAHRHKPDKKHLEEISSHFREFRETIQKLAERLDTDQERRLLTLFADAWSGQEAIIQAFITAIEAGDETHITLLYAQWRAKGEMLDALHEDIMGHVSRLAGRTLESLRHSRSLFVIQLAVLVIFAALLIGATLDYQRRKIIKPLQALTQAADETSLGRRERVVCVESDDEIGQLSTSFNRMTDLLLGANAGLQEKVRERTMEMEQAMLETRRYAEELQAANRELENFNFAASHDLQEPLRIILNYTSALPGDLGHDISAEVREDLRFIQESAIRMRRLIQDLTAYAHTRGTQLSWRLVDLDSCLREVMRRLQQPVAEAGARVVWDGLPRIRGDVTLLTHVFQHLVDNAIKFYRPESPPKVNISATETATGWEIRIADQGIGIEPRHRELIFQPFKRLNRRADYAGSGIGLAIVREAVRRHGGEIRVADHPAQGTVFVLFLPHENDGAACDAVVQRG
- a CDS encoding diguanylate cyclase, whose protein sequence is MSHSIKILVVDDNPADSRRLVRLLKQLSGWHITCRECSTAQEATEALSSFAPDVAFTDFLLDVGTGLDLVRGLSDEMRRDCAFILLTGHGDEEVAVQSLRAGVLDYMTKSTLSAEGLEHVLRFVVQRIQDRRALRHRDAILNALTLSTETLLKSSDWRDGMSRLLTAFGRASVACRVGLLQNRMSPQGRLGAQPLFEWVEEALRSAVRHSDHPDFHYGEAENQNWTGILANGKPFFCRATEFPEPEAVWLQSMGIHASVLIPVFVDGAWWGVLRFDERSADREWSSMELDALRTAASTLGAALQREKIEELMRLQATALETAANAIFITDSQGIFLWANPAFTRITGYTRENIRDATPRILKSGHHDNAFYQDLWNTILDGHVWRGEMVDRRKDGSRYIQETTISPVRDRFGGVTRFVSVQQDITLRKELEERLRTQAEYDTLTGLPNRRLFDDRLSQAVALAGRNEAHMVLMFVDLDRFKEVNDTLGHDAGDALLREAARRIALCVRRSDTVARLGGDEFTVILHDVAHPELAQPIATKILEQLTRPFFPHGREAHISGSIGIAVFPEDGNTVESLLKCADEAMYRSKNAGRATFHFFNPALMQSAVEN